A single Bos mutus isolate GX-2022 chromosome 16, NWIPB_WYAK_1.1, whole genome shotgun sequence DNA region contains:
- the LOC102265847 gene encoding tyrosine-protein phosphatase non-receptor type 11 isoform X5, with protein MTSRRWFHPNISGVEAEQLLMSSGQHGSFLARPSKSCPGGFTLSVRRHNEVTHIKIQNTGDYYDLYGGEKFATLAELVQHYTGQHGGLLRERGGAPVELRHPLGCQDPTSERWYHGHLSGKEAEKLLMEKGRPGSFLVRESQSKPGDFVLSVLTQQLDRVDRQPRVTHIMIHFQPDGKYDVGGGEQFDTLGDLVERYRKNPMVERSGVVVHLRQPLKATRISAASIESRVQELSEATDASEKAKQGFWEEFEMLQQQECRLLYPRKEGQRPENKPKNRYKNILPFDTTRVILHDVDDRVPGADYINANYIRSDPEEKPGHGLGKVYIATQGCLPTTVAAFWAMVHQENTHVIVMTTREVERGRNKCFRYWPELHGSQEYGHLHVCNMAEHWAQGYCVRELQVWRPDQEESPHTVKHYQYFSWPDHGVPAEPTGVLSFLEEVNRTHSSMPGAGPMVVHCSAGIGRTGTIIVIDILVDVIRRQGEPPQAGPAPRSPTPCACRYRSLHLAIPPSPCRPLSALSTLLPRVRLRHRRPQDDPTGAAAALGDGADRGAVQVRVPGAAAVHPGRTAAPPQACGGGAGPGRSLRWRHHGDQGPLPSARAAGGARLAEPGRLARRPRL; from the exons ATGACCTCGCGCAG GTGGTTTCACCCCAACATCAGTGGAGTTGAAGCTGAGCAGCTACTCATGTCCAGTGGCCAGCACGGAAGCTTCCTGGCAAGACCCAGCAAGAGCTGCCCCGGGGGCTTCACACTGTCTGTCAG GCGCCATAATGAGGTGACTCACATCAAGATCCAGAACACAGGTGACTACTACGATCTGTATGGAGGGGAGAAGTTCGCGACGCTGGCTGAGCTGGTACAGCACTACACAGGCCAGCATGGGGGGCTGCTCCGAGAGCGTGGCGGGGCCCCCGTGGAGCTCCGGCACCCGCTGGGCTGCCAGGACCCCACGTCGGAACG GTGGTATCATGGGCATCTGTCTGGTAAGGAGGCTGAGAAGTTGCTGATGGAGAAAGGGCGTCCAGGCAGCTTCCTGGTTCGGGAGAGTCAGAGCAAACCTGGGGACTTTGTGCTGTCAGTGCTCACACAGCAGCTGGACAGGGTGGACCGCCAGCCGCGTGTCACCCACATCATGATCCACTTCCAG CCAGATGGGAAGTACGACGTGGGAGGTGGAGAGCAGTTCGACACCCTTGGAGATCTGGTGGAGCGCTACAGGAAGAACCCCATGGTGGAGAGGTCAGGGGTTGTGGTGCATCTTCGGCAG CCCCTCAAGGCCACGAGAATCAGCGCTGCAAGCATTGAGAGCCGTGTGCAGGAGCTCAGCGAGGCCACGGATGCCAGCGAGAAGGCCAAGCAGGGCTTCTGGGAGGAGTTCGAG ATGCTGCAGCAGCAGGAATGCCGGCTCCTGTACCCCCGGAAGGAAGGCCAGCGGCCGGAGAACAAGCCCAAGAATCGATACAAGAACATCCTTCCCt TTGATACCACTCGTGTCATCCTTCATGATGTGGATGACAGAGTGCCTGGAGCCGACTACATCAATGCCAACTACATCAGG AGTGACCCAGAGGAGAAGCCAGGCCATGGACTGGGCAAGGTGTACATTGCCACCCAGGGCTGTCTGCCGACTACAGTGGCTGCTTTCTGGGCCATGGTGCACCAGGAGAACACACATGTCATCGTCATGACCACCAGGGAGGTGGAGCGAGGCCGG AACAAGTGTTTCCGATACTGGCCAGAGCTGCACGGCAGCCAAGAGTACGGCCACCTTCACGTGTGCAACATGGCTGAGCACTGGGCCCAGGGCTATTGTGTGCGGGAGCTGCAGGTGTGGAGGCCAGACCAG GAGGAGTCGCCACACACAGTGAAACACTACCAGTACTTCAGTTGGCCGGACCACGGCGTCCCGGCCGAGCCCACCGGCGTCCTtagcttcctggaagaggtgaacCGGACCCACAGCAGCATGCCGGGGGCCGGACCCATGGTAGTCCATTGCAG CGCTGGCATCGGACGCACTGGCACCATCATTGTGATTGACATCCTGGTGGACGTCATTCGCAGGCAGGGTGAGCCGCCCCAGGCAGGCCCCGCCCCACGTAGCCCCACCCCCTGCGCTTGCCGGTACCGCTCGTTGCATCTAgccatcccaccttctccctgccGGCCCCTCTCCGCCCTGAGCACGCTCCTCCCCAGGGTTAGACTGCGACATCGACGTCCCCAAGACGATCCAACTGGTGCGGCGGCAGCGCTCGGGGATGGTGCAGACCGAGGCGCAGTACAAGTTCGTGTACCTGGCGCTGCAGCGGTACATCCAGGGCGAACAGCTGCGCCTCCGCAAGCCtgtgggggcggggccgggccggggcggAGCCTGCGCTGGCGTCACCATGGTGACCAGGGGCCCCTCCCCTCAGCGCGAGCGGCCGGAGGAGCGCGGCTCGCTGAACCTGGGCGTCTCGCCCGTCGACCCCGGCTGTAG
- the LOC102265847 gene encoding tyrosine-protein phosphatase non-receptor type 11 isoform X3: MTSRRWFHPNISGVEAEQLLMSSGQHGSFLARPSKSCPGGFTLSVRRHNEVTHIKIQNTGDYYDLYGGEKFATLAELVQHYTGQHGGLLRERGGAPVELRHPLGCQDPTSERWYHGHLSGKEAEKLLMEKGRPGSFLVRESQSKPGDFVLSVLTQQLDRVDRQPRVTHIMIHFQPDGKYDVGGGEQFDTLGDLVERYRKNPMVERSGVVVHLRQPLKATRISAASIESRVQELSEATDASEKAKQGFWEEFEVSACCPLPPFRLPSSGLWQGPAEGCGSGRVWRVLRALGPQAKAPLLQMLQQQECRLLYPRKEGQRPENKPKNRYKNILPFDTTRVILHDVDDRVPGADYINANYIRSDPEEKPGHGLGKVYIATQGCLPTTVAAFWAMVHQENTHVIVMTTREVERGRNKCFRYWPELHGSQEYGHLHVCNMAEHWAQGYCVRELQVWRPDQEESPHTVKHYQYFSWPDHGVPAEPTGVLSFLEEVNRTHSSMPGAGPMVVHCSAGIGRTGTIIVIDILVDVIRRQGLDCDIDVPKTIQLVRRQRSGMVQTEAQYKFVYLALQRYIQGEQLRLRKPVGAGPGRGGACAGVTMVTRGPSPQRERPEERGSLNLGVSPVDPGCSPGPAPSRAPAATREAPRHEYENLQGLEP, from the exons ATGACCTCGCGCAG GTGGTTTCACCCCAACATCAGTGGAGTTGAAGCTGAGCAGCTACTCATGTCCAGTGGCCAGCACGGAAGCTTCCTGGCAAGACCCAGCAAGAGCTGCCCCGGGGGCTTCACACTGTCTGTCAG GCGCCATAATGAGGTGACTCACATCAAGATCCAGAACACAGGTGACTACTACGATCTGTATGGAGGGGAGAAGTTCGCGACGCTGGCTGAGCTGGTACAGCACTACACAGGCCAGCATGGGGGGCTGCTCCGAGAGCGTGGCGGGGCCCCCGTGGAGCTCCGGCACCCGCTGGGCTGCCAGGACCCCACGTCGGAACG GTGGTATCATGGGCATCTGTCTGGTAAGGAGGCTGAGAAGTTGCTGATGGAGAAAGGGCGTCCAGGCAGCTTCCTGGTTCGGGAGAGTCAGAGCAAACCTGGGGACTTTGTGCTGTCAGTGCTCACACAGCAGCTGGACAGGGTGGACCGCCAGCCGCGTGTCACCCACATCATGATCCACTTCCAG CCAGATGGGAAGTACGACGTGGGAGGTGGAGAGCAGTTCGACACCCTTGGAGATCTGGTGGAGCGCTACAGGAAGAACCCCATGGTGGAGAGGTCAGGGGTTGTGGTGCATCTTCGGCAG CCCCTCAAGGCCACGAGAATCAGCGCTGCAAGCATTGAGAGCCGTGTGCAGGAGCTCAGCGAGGCCACGGATGCCAGCGAGAAGGCCAAGCAGGGCTTCTGGGAGGAGTTCGAGGTGTCGGCCTGCTGCCCACTGCCCCCCTTCAGACTCCCGTCCTCTGGGCTGTGGCAAGGGCCAGCAGAGGGGTGTGGGTCAGGGCGTGTATGGCGGGTGTTGAGGGCTCTGGGGCCACAGGCTAAAGCCCCACTCCTCCAGATGCTGCAGCAGCAGGAATGCCGGCTCCTGTACCCCCGGAAGGAAGGCCAGCGGCCGGAGAACAAGCCCAAGAATCGATACAAGAACATCCTTCCCt TTGATACCACTCGTGTCATCCTTCATGATGTGGATGACAGAGTGCCTGGAGCCGACTACATCAATGCCAACTACATCAGG AGTGACCCAGAGGAGAAGCCAGGCCATGGACTGGGCAAGGTGTACATTGCCACCCAGGGCTGTCTGCCGACTACAGTGGCTGCTTTCTGGGCCATGGTGCACCAGGAGAACACACATGTCATCGTCATGACCACCAGGGAGGTGGAGCGAGGCCGG AACAAGTGTTTCCGATACTGGCCAGAGCTGCACGGCAGCCAAGAGTACGGCCACCTTCACGTGTGCAACATGGCTGAGCACTGGGCCCAGGGCTATTGTGTGCGGGAGCTGCAGGTGTGGAGGCCAGACCAG GAGGAGTCGCCACACACAGTGAAACACTACCAGTACTTCAGTTGGCCGGACCACGGCGTCCCGGCCGAGCCCACCGGCGTCCTtagcttcctggaagaggtgaacCGGACCCACAGCAGCATGCCGGGGGCCGGACCCATGGTAGTCCATTGCAG CGCTGGCATCGGACGCACTGGCACCATCATTGTGATTGACATCCTGGTGGACGTCATTCGCAGGCAGG GGTTAGACTGCGACATCGACGTCCCCAAGACGATCCAACTGGTGCGGCGGCAGCGCTCGGGGATGGTGCAGACCGAGGCGCAGTACAAGTTCGTGTACCTGGCGCTGCAGCGGTACATCCAGGGCGAACAGCTGCGCCTCCGCAAGCCtgtgggggcggggccgggccggggcggAGCCTGCGCTGGCGTCACCATGGTGACCAGGGGCCCCTCCCCTCAGCGCGAGCGGCCGGAGGAGCGCGGCTCGCTGAACCTGGGCGTCTCGCCCGTCGACCCCGGCTGTAGCCCCGGACCCGCGCCGTCCCGGGCGCCGGCGGC GACCCGGGAGGCCCCCCGCCACGAATATGAGAACCTGCAGGGCCTAGAGCCGTGA
- the LOC102265847 gene encoding tyrosine-protein phosphatase non-receptor type 11 isoform X8: MTSRRWFHPNISGVEAEQLLMSSGQHGSFLARPSKSCPGGFTLSVRRHNEVTHIKIQNTGDYYDLYGGEKFATLAELVQHYTGQHGGLLRERGGAPVELRHPLGCQDPTSERWYHGHLSGKEAEKLLMEKGRPGSFLVRESQSKPGDFVLSVLTQQLDRVDRQPRVTHIMIHFQPDGKYDVGGGEQFDTLGDLVERYRKNPMVERSGVVVHLRQPLKATRISAASIESRVQELSEATDASEKAKQGFWEEFEVSACCPLPPFRLPSSGLWQGPAEGCGSGRVWRVLRALGPQAKAPLLQMLQQQECRLLYPRKEGQRPENKPKNRYKNILPFDTTRVILHDVDDRVPGADYINANYIRSDPEEKPGHGLGKVYIATQGCLPTTVAAFWAMVHQENTHVIVMTTREVERGRNKCFRYWPELHGSQEYGHLHVCNMAEHWAQGYCVRELQVWRPDQEESPHTVKHYQYFSWPDHGVPAEPTGVLSFLEEVNRTHSSMPGAGPMVVHCSAGIGRTGTIIVIDILVDVIRRQGLDCDIDVPKTIQLVRRQRSGMVQTEAQYKFVYLALQRTREAPRHEYENLQGLEP; encoded by the exons ATGACCTCGCGCAG GTGGTTTCACCCCAACATCAGTGGAGTTGAAGCTGAGCAGCTACTCATGTCCAGTGGCCAGCACGGAAGCTTCCTGGCAAGACCCAGCAAGAGCTGCCCCGGGGGCTTCACACTGTCTGTCAG GCGCCATAATGAGGTGACTCACATCAAGATCCAGAACACAGGTGACTACTACGATCTGTATGGAGGGGAGAAGTTCGCGACGCTGGCTGAGCTGGTACAGCACTACACAGGCCAGCATGGGGGGCTGCTCCGAGAGCGTGGCGGGGCCCCCGTGGAGCTCCGGCACCCGCTGGGCTGCCAGGACCCCACGTCGGAACG GTGGTATCATGGGCATCTGTCTGGTAAGGAGGCTGAGAAGTTGCTGATGGAGAAAGGGCGTCCAGGCAGCTTCCTGGTTCGGGAGAGTCAGAGCAAACCTGGGGACTTTGTGCTGTCAGTGCTCACACAGCAGCTGGACAGGGTGGACCGCCAGCCGCGTGTCACCCACATCATGATCCACTTCCAG CCAGATGGGAAGTACGACGTGGGAGGTGGAGAGCAGTTCGACACCCTTGGAGATCTGGTGGAGCGCTACAGGAAGAACCCCATGGTGGAGAGGTCAGGGGTTGTGGTGCATCTTCGGCAG CCCCTCAAGGCCACGAGAATCAGCGCTGCAAGCATTGAGAGCCGTGTGCAGGAGCTCAGCGAGGCCACGGATGCCAGCGAGAAGGCCAAGCAGGGCTTCTGGGAGGAGTTCGAGGTGTCGGCCTGCTGCCCACTGCCCCCCTTCAGACTCCCGTCCTCTGGGCTGTGGCAAGGGCCAGCAGAGGGGTGTGGGTCAGGGCGTGTATGGCGGGTGTTGAGGGCTCTGGGGCCACAGGCTAAAGCCCCACTCCTCCAGATGCTGCAGCAGCAGGAATGCCGGCTCCTGTACCCCCGGAAGGAAGGCCAGCGGCCGGAGAACAAGCCCAAGAATCGATACAAGAACATCCTTCCCt TTGATACCACTCGTGTCATCCTTCATGATGTGGATGACAGAGTGCCTGGAGCCGACTACATCAATGCCAACTACATCAGG AGTGACCCAGAGGAGAAGCCAGGCCATGGACTGGGCAAGGTGTACATTGCCACCCAGGGCTGTCTGCCGACTACAGTGGCTGCTTTCTGGGCCATGGTGCACCAGGAGAACACACATGTCATCGTCATGACCACCAGGGAGGTGGAGCGAGGCCGG AACAAGTGTTTCCGATACTGGCCAGAGCTGCACGGCAGCCAAGAGTACGGCCACCTTCACGTGTGCAACATGGCTGAGCACTGGGCCCAGGGCTATTGTGTGCGGGAGCTGCAGGTGTGGAGGCCAGACCAG GAGGAGTCGCCACACACAGTGAAACACTACCAGTACTTCAGTTGGCCGGACCACGGCGTCCCGGCCGAGCCCACCGGCGTCCTtagcttcctggaagaggtgaacCGGACCCACAGCAGCATGCCGGGGGCCGGACCCATGGTAGTCCATTGCAG CGCTGGCATCGGACGCACTGGCACCATCATTGTGATTGACATCCTGGTGGACGTCATTCGCAGGCAGG GGTTAGACTGCGACATCGACGTCCCCAAGACGATCCAACTGGTGCGGCGGCAGCGCTCGGGGATGGTGCAGACCGAGGCGCAGTACAAGTTCGTGTACCTGGCGCTGCAGCG GACCCGGGAGGCCCCCCGCCACGAATATGAGAACCTGCAGGGCCTAGAGCCGTGA
- the LOC102265847 gene encoding tyrosine-protein phosphatase non-receptor type 11 isoform X9, which yields MTSRRWFHPNISGVEAEQLLMSSGQHGSFLARPSKSCPGGFTLSVRRHNEVTHIKIQNTGDYYDLYGGEKFATLAELVQHYTGQHGGLLRERGGAPVELRHPLGCQDPTSERWYHGHLSGKEAEKLLMEKGRPGSFLVRESQSKPGDFVLSVLTQQLDRVDRQPRVTHIMIHFQPDGKYDVGGGEQFDTLGDLVERYRKNPMVERSGVVVHLRQMLQQQECRLLYPRKEGQRPENKPKNRYKNILPFDTTRVILHDVDDRVPGADYINANYIRSDPEEKPGHGLGKVYIATQGCLPTTVAAFWAMVHQENTHVIVMTTREVERGRNKCFRYWPELHGSQEYGHLHVCNMAEHWAQGYCVRELQVWRPDQEESPHTVKHYQYFSWPDHGVPAEPTGVLSFLEEVNRTHSSMPGAGPMVVHCSAGIGRTGTIIVIDILVDVIRRQGEPPQAGPAPRSPTPCACRYRSLHLAIPPSPCRPLSALSTLLPRVRLRHRRPQDDPTGAAAALGDGADRGAVQVRVPGAAAVHPGRTAAPPQACGGGAGPGRSLRWRHHGDQGPLPSARAAGGARLAEPGRLARRPRL from the exons ATGACCTCGCGCAG GTGGTTTCACCCCAACATCAGTGGAGTTGAAGCTGAGCAGCTACTCATGTCCAGTGGCCAGCACGGAAGCTTCCTGGCAAGACCCAGCAAGAGCTGCCCCGGGGGCTTCACACTGTCTGTCAG GCGCCATAATGAGGTGACTCACATCAAGATCCAGAACACAGGTGACTACTACGATCTGTATGGAGGGGAGAAGTTCGCGACGCTGGCTGAGCTGGTACAGCACTACACAGGCCAGCATGGGGGGCTGCTCCGAGAGCGTGGCGGGGCCCCCGTGGAGCTCCGGCACCCGCTGGGCTGCCAGGACCCCACGTCGGAACG GTGGTATCATGGGCATCTGTCTGGTAAGGAGGCTGAGAAGTTGCTGATGGAGAAAGGGCGTCCAGGCAGCTTCCTGGTTCGGGAGAGTCAGAGCAAACCTGGGGACTTTGTGCTGTCAGTGCTCACACAGCAGCTGGACAGGGTGGACCGCCAGCCGCGTGTCACCCACATCATGATCCACTTCCAG CCAGATGGGAAGTACGACGTGGGAGGTGGAGAGCAGTTCGACACCCTTGGAGATCTGGTGGAGCGCTACAGGAAGAACCCCATGGTGGAGAGGTCAGGGGTTGTGGTGCATCTTCGGCAG ATGCTGCAGCAGCAGGAATGCCGGCTCCTGTACCCCCGGAAGGAAGGCCAGCGGCCGGAGAACAAGCCCAAGAATCGATACAAGAACATCCTTCCCt TTGATACCACTCGTGTCATCCTTCATGATGTGGATGACAGAGTGCCTGGAGCCGACTACATCAATGCCAACTACATCAGG AGTGACCCAGAGGAGAAGCCAGGCCATGGACTGGGCAAGGTGTACATTGCCACCCAGGGCTGTCTGCCGACTACAGTGGCTGCTTTCTGGGCCATGGTGCACCAGGAGAACACACATGTCATCGTCATGACCACCAGGGAGGTGGAGCGAGGCCGG AACAAGTGTTTCCGATACTGGCCAGAGCTGCACGGCAGCCAAGAGTACGGCCACCTTCACGTGTGCAACATGGCTGAGCACTGGGCCCAGGGCTATTGTGTGCGGGAGCTGCAGGTGTGGAGGCCAGACCAG GAGGAGTCGCCACACACAGTGAAACACTACCAGTACTTCAGTTGGCCGGACCACGGCGTCCCGGCCGAGCCCACCGGCGTCCTtagcttcctggaagaggtgaacCGGACCCACAGCAGCATGCCGGGGGCCGGACCCATGGTAGTCCATTGCAG CGCTGGCATCGGACGCACTGGCACCATCATTGTGATTGACATCCTGGTGGACGTCATTCGCAGGCAGGGTGAGCCGCCCCAGGCAGGCCCCGCCCCACGTAGCCCCACCCCCTGCGCTTGCCGGTACCGCTCGTTGCATCTAgccatcccaccttctccctgccGGCCCCTCTCCGCCCTGAGCACGCTCCTCCCCAGGGTTAGACTGCGACATCGACGTCCCCAAGACGATCCAACTGGTGCGGCGGCAGCGCTCGGGGATGGTGCAGACCGAGGCGCAGTACAAGTTCGTGTACCTGGCGCTGCAGCGGTACATCCAGGGCGAACAGCTGCGCCTCCGCAAGCCtgtgggggcggggccgggccggggcggAGCCTGCGCTGGCGTCACCATGGTGACCAGGGGCCCCTCCCCTCAGCGCGAGCGGCCGGAGGAGCGCGGCTCGCTGAACCTGGGCGTCTCGCCCGTCGACCCCGGCTGTAG
- the LOC102265847 gene encoding tyrosine-protein phosphatase non-receptor type 11 isoform X7 gives MTSRRWFHPNISGVEAEQLLMSSGQHGSFLARPSKSCPGGFTLSVRRHNEVTHIKIQNTGDYYDLYGGEKFATLAELVQHYTGQHGGLLRERGGAPVELRHPLGCQDPTSERWYHGHLSGKEAEKLLMEKGRPGSFLVRESQSKPGDFVLSVLTQQLDRVDRQPRVTHIMIHFQPDGKYDVGGGEQFDTLGDLVERYRKNPMVERSGVVVHLRQPLKATRISAASIESRVQELSEATDASEKAKQGFWEEFEMLQQQECRLLYPRKEGQRPENKPKNRYKNILPFDTTRVILHDVDDRVPGADYINANYIRSDPEEKPGHGLGKVYIATQGCLPTTVAAFWAMVHQENTHVIVMTTREVERGRNKCFRYWPELHGSQEYGHLHVCNMAEHWAQGYCVRELQVWRPDQEESPHTVKHYQYFSWPDHGVPAEPTGVLSFLEEVNRTHSSMPGAGPMVVHCSAGIGRTGTIIVIDILVDVIRRQGLDCDIDVPKTIQLVRRQRSGMVQTEAQYKFVYLALQRYIQGEQLRLRKPVGAGPGRGGACAGVTMVTRGPSPQRERPEERGSLNLGVSPVDPGCSPGPAPSRAPAATREAPRHEYENLQGLEP, from the exons ATGACCTCGCGCAG GTGGTTTCACCCCAACATCAGTGGAGTTGAAGCTGAGCAGCTACTCATGTCCAGTGGCCAGCACGGAAGCTTCCTGGCAAGACCCAGCAAGAGCTGCCCCGGGGGCTTCACACTGTCTGTCAG GCGCCATAATGAGGTGACTCACATCAAGATCCAGAACACAGGTGACTACTACGATCTGTATGGAGGGGAGAAGTTCGCGACGCTGGCTGAGCTGGTACAGCACTACACAGGCCAGCATGGGGGGCTGCTCCGAGAGCGTGGCGGGGCCCCCGTGGAGCTCCGGCACCCGCTGGGCTGCCAGGACCCCACGTCGGAACG GTGGTATCATGGGCATCTGTCTGGTAAGGAGGCTGAGAAGTTGCTGATGGAGAAAGGGCGTCCAGGCAGCTTCCTGGTTCGGGAGAGTCAGAGCAAACCTGGGGACTTTGTGCTGTCAGTGCTCACACAGCAGCTGGACAGGGTGGACCGCCAGCCGCGTGTCACCCACATCATGATCCACTTCCAG CCAGATGGGAAGTACGACGTGGGAGGTGGAGAGCAGTTCGACACCCTTGGAGATCTGGTGGAGCGCTACAGGAAGAACCCCATGGTGGAGAGGTCAGGGGTTGTGGTGCATCTTCGGCAG CCCCTCAAGGCCACGAGAATCAGCGCTGCAAGCATTGAGAGCCGTGTGCAGGAGCTCAGCGAGGCCACGGATGCCAGCGAGAAGGCCAAGCAGGGCTTCTGGGAGGAGTTCGAG ATGCTGCAGCAGCAGGAATGCCGGCTCCTGTACCCCCGGAAGGAAGGCCAGCGGCCGGAGAACAAGCCCAAGAATCGATACAAGAACATCCTTCCCt TTGATACCACTCGTGTCATCCTTCATGATGTGGATGACAGAGTGCCTGGAGCCGACTACATCAATGCCAACTACATCAGG AGTGACCCAGAGGAGAAGCCAGGCCATGGACTGGGCAAGGTGTACATTGCCACCCAGGGCTGTCTGCCGACTACAGTGGCTGCTTTCTGGGCCATGGTGCACCAGGAGAACACACATGTCATCGTCATGACCACCAGGGAGGTGGAGCGAGGCCGG AACAAGTGTTTCCGATACTGGCCAGAGCTGCACGGCAGCCAAGAGTACGGCCACCTTCACGTGTGCAACATGGCTGAGCACTGGGCCCAGGGCTATTGTGTGCGGGAGCTGCAGGTGTGGAGGCCAGACCAG GAGGAGTCGCCACACACAGTGAAACACTACCAGTACTTCAGTTGGCCGGACCACGGCGTCCCGGCCGAGCCCACCGGCGTCCTtagcttcctggaagaggtgaacCGGACCCACAGCAGCATGCCGGGGGCCGGACCCATGGTAGTCCATTGCAG CGCTGGCATCGGACGCACTGGCACCATCATTGTGATTGACATCCTGGTGGACGTCATTCGCAGGCAGG GGTTAGACTGCGACATCGACGTCCCCAAGACGATCCAACTGGTGCGGCGGCAGCGCTCGGGGATGGTGCAGACCGAGGCGCAGTACAAGTTCGTGTACCTGGCGCTGCAGCGGTACATCCAGGGCGAACAGCTGCGCCTCCGCAAGCCtgtgggggcggggccgggccggggcggAGCCTGCGCTGGCGTCACCATGGTGACCAGGGGCCCCTCCCCTCAGCGCGAGCGGCCGGAGGAGCGCGGCTCGCTGAACCTGGGCGTCTCGCCCGTCGACCCCGGCTGTAGCCCCGGACCCGCGCCGTCCCGGGCGCCGGCGGC GACCCGGGAGGCCCCCCGCCACGAATATGAGAACCTGCAGGGCCTAGAGCCGTGA